In a single window of the Halobaculum lipolyticum genome:
- the ilvA gene encoding threonine ammonia-lyase translates to MLSYEDVLAARERVETVAVRTPLNRSFSFSEMTGADVRLKLENTQRTGAFKIRGAMNRIAALTDEERERGVVTASAGNHAQGVALAATRAGVDSTIVMPKYAPVSKVEATRRYGAEVVLHGIDYDEAQARAHEIEREQNRVYLHAFEDELVMAGQGTIGLEIAEQCPEVDTVVVPIGGGGLISGVATALKGALDDVRVVGVQAAGADSAARSMRAGHRVELDGVDTVADGIAVREVGEHTFPYIRERVDQVVTVDDEEIAEALTLLLERSKTVVEGAGAVALAAVLEERFDYDDDEVIVPALCGGNIDMNTLITVILRGLVRMGRYLKISLELKDRPGELERVAGVIAREDANVYALSHDRTSRDIAVDAADLEIELETHGDEHAARVVAALEDVGYEVEVLA, encoded by the coding sequence ATGCTCAGCTACGAGGACGTGCTCGCCGCCCGCGAGCGCGTCGAGACGGTCGCGGTACGGACGCCGCTGAACCGTTCGTTCAGTTTCTCCGAGATGACGGGGGCGGACGTCCGCCTGAAACTGGAGAACACCCAGCGGACGGGGGCGTTCAAGATCCGCGGCGCGATGAACCGGATCGCGGCGCTGACCGACGAGGAGCGCGAGCGCGGCGTCGTCACCGCCAGCGCCGGCAACCACGCGCAGGGCGTCGCGCTCGCGGCGACACGGGCCGGCGTCGACTCGACCATCGTGATGCCGAAGTACGCGCCCGTCTCGAAGGTGGAGGCGACGCGTCGCTACGGCGCCGAGGTCGTCCTCCACGGCATCGACTACGACGAGGCGCAGGCGCGCGCCCACGAGATCGAACGCGAGCAGAACCGGGTGTACCTCCACGCGTTCGAGGACGAACTCGTGATGGCCGGACAGGGGACGATCGGCTTGGAGATCGCCGAGCAGTGCCCCGAGGTCGACACTGTGGTGGTGCCGATCGGGGGCGGGGGGCTGATCTCGGGCGTCGCGACGGCGCTGAAGGGGGCGCTCGACGACGTGCGCGTCGTCGGGGTGCAGGCCGCGGGCGCCGACTCCGCGGCCAGATCGATGCGGGCCGGACACCGCGTCGAGTTGGACGGCGTCGACACCGTCGCCGACGGCATCGCGGTGCGGGAGGTCGGCGAGCACACGTTCCCGTACATCCGCGAGCGCGTCGACCAGGTCGTCACCGTCGACGACGAGGAGATCGCCGAGGCGCTCACGCTGTTGCTCGAACGCTCGAAGACGGTCGTCGAGGGCGCGGGCGCGGTGGCGCTGGCGGCGGTGTTGGAGGAGCGGTTCGACTACGACGACGACGAGGTGATCGTCCCGGCGCTGTGCGGCGGGAACATCGACATGAACACGCTGATCACGGTGATCCTCCGCGGACTCGTCCGGATGGGCCGGTATCTGAAGATCTCCCTGGAGCTGAAAGACCGGCCGGGGGAACTGGAGCGGGTCGCCGGCGTCATCGCCCGCGAGGACGCGAACGTGTACGCGCTGAGCCACGACCGCACCTCCCGCGACATCGCCGTCGACGCGGCGGATCTGGAGATCGAGTTGGAGACGCACGGCGACGAGCACGCCGCCCGCGTCGTCGCCG
- a CDS encoding MATE family efflux transporter, with product MAEQTFRTAMRTTDIVVTAQFSPAAVVAIGLADLYARFPLRIGLGLGGGAIALSSQDTGAAADANRDEAVTQAVLLGALVGLPFVLVGLFLGRPIVALLGADARTAMLGGQYLALVFATAPARHVALIGARSLQGTGDTRTPMYVNVVANTLNISGSLVLGLGLFGAPRLEIVGVGIATAAANVLTAGLLLLAMATSWSDANLVRPRDTTIARQLVRVSTPRVLEGFSATVAEFPFNALLLGFGTPVNAGFQIGRRMYQQVTGPLSRGYNVAASVVVGQSLGDGDPDGARYQGYAVTGLGLATVGVVGLALVAAAPAFVSVFTDDAATVPHAVAFARVYGATAAFLVAYTVLSGALQGASETRIPLLARLTGTFGFLLGTTYVVGVLLEYGPLGAYLGVGVQYVWMTLVVVAGFRYTGWASRAAEMMAERGTGGDAGERGA from the coding sequence ATGGCCGAGCAGACGTTCCGCACCGCGATGCGGACGACCGACATCGTCGTCACCGCGCAGTTCTCGCCGGCCGCCGTCGTCGCCATCGGGCTGGCCGACCTGTACGCCCGCTTCCCCCTCCGGATCGGGCTGGGACTCGGCGGCGGCGCCATCGCCCTCTCCAGTCAGGACACCGGCGCGGCCGCCGACGCCAACCGCGACGAAGCCGTCACCCAGGCCGTGCTGTTGGGGGCGCTCGTCGGACTCCCGTTCGTCCTCGTGGGGCTGTTCCTCGGGCGACCGATCGTCGCGCTGTTGGGTGCCGACGCCCGGACCGCGATGCTCGGCGGGCAGTACCTCGCGCTCGTGTTCGCGACCGCGCCGGCGCGCCACGTCGCGCTCATCGGCGCACGCTCGCTGCAGGGGACCGGCGACACCCGGACGCCGATGTACGTGAACGTGGTCGCGAACACGCTCAACATCTCGGGGTCGCTCGTGCTGGGTCTGGGCCTGTTCGGCGCGCCCCGCTTGGAGATCGTCGGCGTCGGGATCGCCACCGCCGCGGCGAACGTCCTCACCGCCGGGCTGCTCTTGCTCGCGATGGCGACGTCGTGGTCGGACGCGAACCTCGTCCGGCCGCGCGACACGACGATCGCCCGACAGCTCGTCCGCGTGTCGACGCCGCGGGTGCTCGAGGGGTTCTCCGCGACGGTCGCGGAGTTCCCGTTCAACGCGCTCCTGCTGGGCTTCGGCACCCCCGTGAACGCCGGCTTCCAGATCGGCCGCCGGATGTACCAACAGGTGACCGGGCCGCTGTCGCGCGGCTACAACGTCGCCGCCAGCGTCGTCGTCGGCCAGTCGCTCGGCGACGGCGACCCCGACGGCGCCCGCTACCAGGGGTACGCCGTGACGGGGCTGGGGCTGGCGACGGTCGGCGTCGTCGGTCTCGCGCTCGTCGCCGCCGCGCCCGCGTTCGTCTCGGTGTTCACCGACGACGCCGCGACGGTGCCCCACGCGGTCGCGTTCGCCCGCGTGTACGGCGCGACCGCGGCGTTCCTCGTCGCCTACACCGTGCTCTCGGGCGCGCTCCAGGGCGCCAGCGAGACGCGGATCCCCCTCCTCGCGCGCCTCACCGGGACGTTCGGCTTCCTGCTCGGGACGACGTACGTCGTCGGCGTCCTCCTCGAGTACGGCCCGCTCGGTGCGTACCTCGGCGTGGGGGTGCAGTACGTCTGGATGACGCTCGTCGTCGTCGCGGGGTTCCGCTACACCGGGTGGGCGTCGCGGGCGGCCGAGATGATGGCCGAGCGCGGGACCGGTGGCGACGCCGGCGAACGGGGCGCGTGA
- the citZ gene encoding citrate synthase: MSDELKRGLEGVLVAESDLSFIDGDEGKLVYRGYAIEDLAEHASYEETLYLLWNGELPTEGELAEFEDAMAAERALDDDTLETMRRLAEADEEPMAAMRTAASSLSAADPDTDADPTDPEANVRKARRITAKLPTALAAFARVRDGEEPVAPREDLDHAANFLYMLNGEVPDEVTADVFDQALVLHADHGLNASTFSATVTASTLADIHSAVTSAVGTLSGSLHGGANANVMRMLQEVDEADSDPVDWVKEALAEGRRVAGFGHRVYNVKDPRAKILGDRSEALGEASGDRKWYEMSVAIEEFMVEEKGLAPNVDFYSASTYYQMGIPIDIYTPIFAISRVGGWTAHVMEQYEDNRLIRPRARYVGEKDAAWVPIEER; the protein is encoded by the coding sequence ATGTCCGACGAACTCAAACGGGGACTGGAGGGCGTCCTCGTCGCCGAGTCCGACCTCAGTTTCATCGACGGTGACGAGGGCAAACTCGTCTATCGCGGCTACGCCATCGAGGACCTCGCCGAGCACGCCTCCTACGAGGAGACGCTGTACCTGCTGTGGAACGGCGAACTGCCGACCGAGGGCGAGCTGGCCGAGTTCGAGGACGCGATGGCCGCCGAGCGCGCGCTCGACGACGACACGCTGGAGACGATGCGACGCCTCGCCGAGGCCGACGAGGAGCCGATGGCCGCGATGCGGACGGCCGCCTCGTCGCTGTCGGCGGCGGACCCCGACACGGACGCGGACCCGACGGACCCCGAGGCGAACGTGCGCAAGGCGCGCCGCATCACGGCGAAGCTGCCGACGGCGCTGGCGGCGTTCGCCCGCGTCCGCGACGGCGAGGAGCCGGTCGCCCCGCGCGAGGACCTGGACCACGCCGCGAACTTCCTCTACATGCTCAACGGCGAGGTGCCCGACGAGGTCACCGCCGACGTGTTCGACCAGGCGCTCGTGCTCCACGCCGACCACGGACTGAACGCCTCCACGTTCTCGGCGACGGTCACCGCCTCCACGCTCGCGGACATCCACTCGGCGGTCACCTCCGCCGTCGGCACCCTCTCGGGGAGCCTCCACGGCGGCGCCAACGCCAACGTGATGCGCATGCTCCAGGAGGTCGACGAGGCCGACTCCGACCCCGTCGACTGGGTGAAGGAGGCGCTGGCCGAGGGCCGCCGCGTCGCCGGCTTCGGCCACCGCGTGTACAACGTGAAGGACCCGCGCGCGAAGATCCTCGGCGACCGCTCGGAGGCGCTGGGCGAGGCGTCGGGCGACCGCAAGTGGTACGAGATGAGCGTCGCCATCGAGGAGTTCATGGTCGAGGAGAAGGGCCTCGCGCCGAACGTCGACTTCTACTCGGCGTCGACGTACTACCAGATGGGCATCCCGATCGACATCTACACCCCCATCTTCGCCATCTCGCGGGTCGGCGGCTGGACGGCCCACGTGATGGAGCAGTACGAGGACAACCGGCTCATCCGGCCGCGCGCCCGCTACGTGGGCGAGAAAGACGCCGCGTGGGTGCCGATCGAGGAGCGGTAG
- a CDS encoding PaaI family thioesterase, producing the protein MSVADLLNGMPFADHMGLEVVEAADGRAVVELPMSDELSSVPGRSIAHGGVTYALADTAAGAAVISLHHKPTPTVDMRMDYLAPATTDLRAEAEVVRDGASVASAEVRIEDVDGTHVADARGTFKTGGGDDGGAWGVTPGDDSLVE; encoded by the coding sequence ATGAGCGTCGCGGACCTGCTCAACGGGATGCCGTTCGCCGACCACATGGGACTGGAGGTCGTCGAGGCCGCCGACGGCCGCGCGGTCGTCGAACTCCCCATGAGCGACGAGCTGTCGTCGGTGCCGGGCCGTTCCATCGCTCACGGCGGCGTCACGTACGCGTTAGCCGACACCGCGGCGGGCGCGGCCGTCATCTCGCTGCACCACAAGCCGACCCCGACGGTGGACATGCGGATGGACTACCTCGCGCCGGCGACGACGGACCTCCGCGCGGAGGCCGAGGTCGTCCGCGACGGCGCCAGCGTCGCCAGCGCGGAGGTGCGCATCGAGGACGTCGACGGCACCCACGTCGCCGACGCGCGGGGTACGTTCAAGACCGGCGGCGGCGACGACGGCGGCGCGTGGGGCGTCACCCCCGGCGACGACTCGCTGGTCGAGTAG
- the ubaA gene encoding SAMP-activating enzyme E1: MTGLSLDATQLDRYSRHIILEEVGPAGQQALLEGSALVVGAGGLGSPAIQYLAAAGVGRIGVADDDAVERSNLQRQIIHADADVGKPKAASAAEYVERLNPDVDVDVHETRVEPHNAEALIADYDVVVDASDNFGTRYLVNDVSRLTDTPVAHGSIYKFEGQATTLVPDGPCYRCLFPEAPEPGEIPDCATTGVLGVLPGTVGCIQATEAVKLLIDAGEVLEGRLLFYDAMDMTFETVPYRPNPDCPVCGDDPIDSIEGIDYTAGCGIAAD, from the coding sequence ATGACCGGACTCTCGCTCGACGCCACCCAACTCGACCGCTACTCCCGGCACATCATCCTGGAGGAGGTCGGTCCCGCGGGCCAGCAGGCGCTGTTGGAGGGGTCGGCGCTCGTCGTCGGCGCCGGCGGCCTCGGCTCGCCCGCGATCCAGTACCTCGCGGCCGCGGGCGTCGGCCGCATCGGCGTCGCCGACGACGACGCCGTCGAGCGTTCGAACCTCCAGCGACAGATAATCCACGCCGACGCCGACGTGGGCAAGCCGAAGGCCGCCTCCGCCGCCGAGTACGTCGAGCGGCTCAACCCCGACGTGGACGTGGACGTCCACGAGACGCGCGTCGAGCCGCACAACGCCGAGGCGCTGATCGCCGACTACGACGTCGTCGTCGACGCCTCCGACAACTTCGGGACGCGGTACCTCGTCAACGACGTGTCGCGTCTGACGGACACGCCGGTCGCCCACGGCTCCATCTACAAGTTCGAGGGGCAGGCGACGACGCTCGTCCCCGACGGCCCGTGTTACCGCTGTCTGTTCCCGGAGGCGCCCGAACCCGGCGAGATCCCGGACTGTGCGACGACGGGGGTGCTGGGTGTGCTCCCCGGGACGGTCGGCTGTATCCAGGCGACGGAGGCCGTGAAGCTCCTCATCGACGCCGGCGAGGTGCTGGAGGGCCGCCTCCTCTTCTACGACGCGATGGACATGACGTTCGAGACGGTGCCGTACCGCCCGAACCCGGACTGTCCGGTGTGCGGCGACGACCCCATCGACTCGATCGAAGGGATCGACTACACGGCCGGCTGCGGCATCGCCGCCGACTGA
- a CDS encoding helix-turn-helix domain-containing protein, whose amino-acid sequence MKTLALRLDPDEASTHPMHAFVADHPEFGPTRLLQWNPRVGETNVLLFHVDGPPEPFLPVIDGVDTAEVVEPSAESGVDGFYLYVRERLADRDRGLVEAFAGENVVVVPPVVYDTDGSMRFSVVGTGDALQRAVDGTPDGVDVSVRRVHSGAGTAVAPDAGLTERQREVVAAAVDAGYYEEPREATVADVAERLGCAPSTAAEHVRRAEATLVRAALGGE is encoded by the coding sequence GTGAAGACGCTCGCCCTCCGACTCGACCCCGACGAGGCGTCGACCCACCCGATGCACGCGTTCGTCGCCGACCACCCCGAGTTCGGCCCGACGCGGCTGCTCCAGTGGAACCCCCGGGTCGGCGAGACGAACGTCCTCCTCTTCCACGTCGACGGGCCGCCGGAGCCGTTCTTGCCCGTCATCGACGGCGTCGACACCGCGGAGGTCGTCGAGCCGTCGGCCGAGTCGGGCGTCGACGGCTTCTACCTCTACGTCCGCGAACGCCTCGCCGACCGGGACCGGGGGCTGGTCGAGGCGTTCGCGGGCGAGAACGTCGTCGTCGTCCCGCCGGTCGTCTACGACACCGACGGGTCGATGCGGTTCTCGGTCGTCGGCACCGGCGACGCGCTCCAGCGGGCGGTCGACGGGACGCCCGACGGCGTCGACGTGTCGGTCCGTAGGGTTCACAGCGGCGCCGGCACGGCGGTCGCGCCCGACGCGGGACTGACCGAGCGCCAACGCGAGGTCGTCGCCGCCGCCGTCGACGCCGGCTACTACGAGGAACCGCGGGAGGCGACCGTCGCGGACGTGGCCGAGCGGCTCGGCTGCGCCCCGAGTACGGCGGCCGAGCACGTCCGACGCGCCGAGGCGACGCTGGTGCGGGCCGCACTCGGCGGGGAGTAG